One segment of Fusobacterium massiliense DNA contains the following:
- the leuS gene encoding leucine--tRNA ligase — protein MRDYNYKEIEKKWQEKWEKDNIFKTENEIVGKENYYVLSMLPYPSGKLHVGHARNYTIGDVISRYKRMKGYNVLQPMGWDSFGLPAENAAIQHGIHPSIWTKSNIENMKRQLKLMGFSYDWEREIASYTPEYYKWNQWLFKRMYEKGLIYKKKSLVNWCPDCQTVLANEQVEDGMCWRHSKTHVIQKELEQWFFKITNYADELLEGHEEIRDGWPEKVLTMQKNWIGKSFGTELTLKVVETGEDLPIFTTRIDTIYGVSYAVVAPEHPIVEKILKVNPSIKDKVIEMRNTDIIERGAEGREKNGIDSGWHIENPVNKEIVPLWIADYVLMNYGTGAVMGVPAHDERDFAFAAKYSLPVKQVITSKENAEKVELPYIEEGVMINSGNFNGLSTKDALVKIVEFVEEKGYGQKTFKYRLKDWGISRQRYWGTPIPVLYCEKCGEVLEKDENLPVLLPDDIEFSGNGNPLETSNKFKDAICPCCGGKARRDTDTMDTFVDSSWYFLRYCDPKNVNLPFDKEIVDKWVSVDQYIGGVEHAVMHLLYARFFHKVLRDLGLLSTNEPFKRLLTQGMVLGPSYYSEKENKFLYPSEVELKGDRAYSKSGEELVIKVEKMSKSKNNGVDPEEMMDKYGADTTRLFIMFAAPPEKELEWNENGLAGAYRFLTRVWRLVLENSDLIKNNKNEIDYENLSKEDKALLIKLNQTIKKVTDAIENNYHFNTAIAANMELINEVQTYASSMSSEQAAKILGFVLEQIILMLSPFVPHFCDEIWEELGENTYLFNEKWPEYDKRFLASDEVVIAVQVNGKMRGSFEIEKDSDKALVEKTALELPNVMKHLEGMNVVKVIVVPNKIVNIVVKPQ, from the coding sequence ATGAGAGATTATAACTATAAAGAAATTGAAAAAAAATGGCAAGAAAAATGGGAAAAAGATAATATTTTTAAAACTGAAAATGAAATAGTAGGTAAGGAAAATTATTATGTCCTTTCAATGCTACCATATCCATCAGGTAAATTACATGTTGGACATGCTAGAAACTATACAATAGGAGATGTTATATCAAGATATAAAAGAATGAAAGGATATAATGTATTACAACCTATGGGTTGGGATTCTTTTGGTCTTCCAGCAGAAAATGCAGCTATTCAACATGGTATTCACCCATCAATTTGGACTAAATCAAATATAGAAAATATGAAAAGACAATTAAAACTTATGGGATTTTCTTATGATTGGGAAAGAGAAATAGCAAGTTACACTCCTGAATACTATAAATGGAATCAATGGTTATTTAAAAGAATGTATGAAAAAGGATTAATTTATAAGAAAAAATCTCTAGTAAACTGGTGTCCTGATTGTCAAACAGTTTTAGCAAATGAACAAGTTGAAGATGGAATGTGTTGGCGTCATTCTAAAACTCATGTTATTCAAAAAGAATTAGAACAATGGTTCTTTAAAATAACAAATTATGCTGATGAATTGTTAGAAGGTCATGAAGAAATAAGAGATGGTTGGCCTGAAAAAGTTTTAACTATGCAAAAAAACTGGATAGGAAAATCTTTTGGAACTGAATTAACATTAAAAGTTGTTGAAACAGGAGAAGATTTACCTATATTCACAACAAGAATAGATACTATTTACGGAGTGTCTTATGCAGTTGTTGCACCTGAACATCCAATAGTTGAAAAGATTTTAAAAGTTAATCCTTCAATTAAAGATAAAGTAATAGAAATGAGAAATACAGATATAATTGAAAGAGGAGCAGAAGGTAGAGAAAAAAATGGTATAGACAGTGGTTGGCATATAGAAAATCCTGTTAATAAAGAAATAGTTCCACTATGGATAGCTGATTATGTGCTAATGAATTATGGAACAGGAGCTGTTATGGGAGTTCCTGCTCATGATGAAAGAGACTTTGCTTTTGCAGCTAAATATAGTTTGCCAGTTAAACAAGTTATAACTTCAAAAGAAAATGCAGAAAAAGTTGAACTTCCTTATATAGAAGAAGGAGTAATGATAAATTCTGGAAATTTCAATGGATTATCTACTAAAGATGCTTTAGTAAAAATAGTAGAATTTGTAGAAGAAAAAGGTTATGGACAAAAAACTTTTAAATACAGATTGAAAGATTGGGGAATTTCAAGACAAAGATATTGGGGAACACCTATACCAGTATTATACTGTGAAAAATGTGGAGAAGTTTTAGAAAAAGATGAAAATTTACCTGTATTATTACCAGATGATATAGAATTTTCTGGAAATGGAAATCCTCTAGAAACTTCTAATAAATTTAAGGACGCAATTTGTCCTTGTTGTGGTGGAAAAGCTAGAAGAGACACTGATACTATGGATACATTTGTGGATTCTTCTTGGTATTTCTTGAGATACTGTGATCCTAAAAATGTAAATTTACCATTTGATAAAGAGATAGTAGATAAATGGGTGTCTGTTGATCAATATATAGGTGGAGTAGAACATGCAGTAATGCATTTATTGTATGCTAGATTCTTCCATAAAGTTTTGAGAGATTTAGGTTTATTATCGACAAATGAGCCTTTTAAAAGATTGTTAACTCAAGGAATGGTGTTAGGACCATCTTATTATTCTGAAAAAGAAAATAAATTCTTATATCCTAGTGAAGTTGAATTAAAAGGAGATAGGGCTTACTCTAAATCTGGAGAAGAATTGGTAATAAAAGTTGAAAAGATGTCAAAATCAAAAAATAATGGTGTAGATCCTGAAGAAATGATGGATAAATATGGAGCAGATACTACAAGATTATTTATAATGTTTGCTGCACCACCTGAAAAAGAATTAGAATGGAATGAAAATGGACTTGCCGGAGCTTATAGATTCTTAACAAGAGTTTGGAGATTGGTACTTGAAAATTCTGATTTAATAAAAAATAATAAAAATGAAATAGATTATGAAAATTTATCTAAAGAAGATAAAGCATTGCTTATAAAATTAAATCAAACTATAAAAAAAGTAACAGATGCAATAGAAAATAATTATCACTTTAATACTGCTATTGCAGCAAATATGGAGCTTATAAATGAAGTGCAAACTTATGCAAGTTCTATGTCATCAGAACAAGCAGCTAAAATTTTAGGATTTGTTTTAGAACAAATAATTTTAATGCTTTCTCCGTTTGTACCACACTTCTGTGATGAAATTTGGGAAGAATTAGGAGAAAATACTTATTTATTTAATGAAAAATGGCCTGAATATGATAAGAGATTTTTAGCTTCTGATGAAGTAGTTATCGCTGTTCAAGTAAATGGAAAAATGAGAGGAAGTTTTGAAATAGAAAAGGATAGTGATAAGGCTTTAGTTGAAAAGACTGCATTAGAGTTACCAAATGTTATGAAGCATTTAGAAGGAATGAATGTGGTAAAAGTTATAGTTGTTCCTAATAAAATAGTAAATATTGTTGTAAAACCACAATAA
- a CDS encoding sigma-70 family RNA polymerase sigma factor — MNNLNILLKKAKAGDSDAINVILEEYSKILSFNANKYYLIGAEQDDLKQEGLLGLLKAIKLYDESKNIPFNNFANLCVRRQMITAIKKANRQKHILLNESLREFEDTSESLDNNLKLDEYVSKEKNPEENFFLKEKIKDFKKFSNENFSKFEKKTLNYLIEGYSYREIAKILEKDLKSIDNAIQRIRKKSETWIKLYEVEI, encoded by the coding sequence ATGAATAATTTAAATATTCTTTTAAAAAAAGCTAAGGCTGGAGATTCAGATGCTATAAATGTGATATTGGAGGAATATTCAAAAATTTTATCTTTCAATGCTAATAAGTACTATTTAATCGGAGCAGAGCAAGATGATTTAAAACAGGAAGGTTTATTAGGACTTTTAAAAGCTATAAAATTATATGATGAAAGTAAAAATATTCCTTTTAATAATTTTGCAAATTTATGTGTTAGACGTCAAATGATAACAGCTATAAAAAAAGCTAACAGGCAAAAACATATACTTTTGAATGAATCCCTGAGAGAGTTCGAAGATACTAGTGAAAGTTTAGATAATAATTTGAAACTAGATGAATATGTCTCAAAAGAAAAAAACCCAGAAGAAAATTTCTTTTTAAAAGAAAAAATAAAAGATTTTAAAAAGTTTAGTAATGAAAATTTTAGTAAATTTGAAAAGAAAACTTTAAATTATTTAATAGAAGGTTATTCTTACAGAGAAATAGCAAAGATTTTAGAAAAAGATTTAAAAAGTATAGATAATGCAATTCAAAGAATAAGAAAGAAAAGTGAAACTTGGATAAAATTATATGAGGTGGAGATATGA
- the rlmB gene encoding 23S rRNA (guanosine(2251)-2'-O)-methyltransferase RlmB, with product MERIIGINPVTEALLNKEKNIEKLELYNGVKGEHIQKLKDLASKRNIKIFYTGKKIENSQGVAVYISNFEYYKEFDEVYENILKKDKSLILILDEIQDPRNFGAIIRSAEVFKVDLIIIPERNSVRINETVVKTSTGAIEYVDIAKVTNLSDTINKLKKIGYWVYGAAGEANIDYNTEKYPDKVALVLGNEGNGIRKKVREHCDKLIKIPMYGKINSLNVSVATGILLSRIVNI from the coding sequence ATGGAAAGAATAATTGGAATTAACCCAGTAACAGAAGCATTATTGAATAAAGAAAAAAATATAGAAAAATTAGAATTATATAACGGAGTAAAGGGAGAACACATACAAAAATTAAAAGATTTAGCTTCTAAGAGAAATATAAAAATATTTTATACAGGAAAAAAGATAGAAAATTCTCAAGGTGTTGCTGTTTATATAAGTAACTTTGAATACTATAAAGAATTTGATGAAGTATATGAGAATATTCTAAAGAAAGATAAGTCTTTAATTTTAATTTTGGATGAAATACAAGACCCTAGAAATTTTGGTGCAATAATAAGAAGTGCAGAAGTTTTTAAAGTAGATTTAATAATAATTCCTGAAAGAAATTCAGTTAGAATTAATGAGACTGTTGTGAAAACTTCAACAGGAGCTATTGAATATGTTGATATAGCTAAGGTTACAAATCTTTCTGATACAATTAATAAGTTAAAAAAGATAGGATATTGGGTTTATGGAGCAGCTGGAGAAGCTAACATTGATTACAATACAGAAAAATATCCAGATAAGGTTGCTTTGGTTTTAGGAAATGAAGGGAATGGAATAAGAAAGAAAGTGAGAGAACACTGTGATAAACTTATAAAAATTCCTATGTATGGAAAAATAAACTCTTTGAATGTATCTGTTGCAACAGGAATATTGCTTTCAAGAATCGTAAATATCTAA
- the murA gene encoding UDP-N-acetylglucosamine 1-carboxyvinyltransferase, which produces MVEAFKIVGGKKIEGNLVVDGSKNSTLPIMIATLVEKGTYVLKNVPDLRDIRTLVALLESLGLQVEKIDKNSYKIINNGLTSAEASYELVKKMRASFLVMGGMLAIENKGKVALPGGCAIGARPVDLHLKGFEALGAKINIEHGYVEANAENGLIGSNIVLDFPSVGATENIIMAAVKAKGKTILENAAKEPEIVDLCNFLIKMGAKISGAGRSRIEIEGVEKLTACEYSIIPDRIVAGTYIIASILFDGSITVEGVVPEHISSFLLKLEEMGAKFKIEGNKLEVLSKLSDLKPIKITTMPHPGFPTDLQSPIMTLMSLVKGVSEIKETIFENRFMHVPELNRMGAKIEVDSSTAKIYGVENFSSAEVMASDLRAGASLILAALKANGQSIVNRIYHVDRGYENFEEKFRALGADIERIKLEA; this is translated from the coding sequence ATGGTTGAAGCATTTAAAATAGTAGGTGGAAAAAAAATAGAAGGAAATTTGGTTGTAGATGGGTCAAAAAACTCAACGCTTCCAATTATGATAGCAACTTTGGTTGAAAAAGGAACTTATGTTTTAAAAAATGTTCCTGATTTAAGGGATATAAGAACTTTAGTTGCACTGTTGGAAAGCTTAGGGCTACAAGTAGAAAAAATAGATAAAAATTCATATAAAATAATAAACAATGGATTAACTAGTGCTGAAGCAAGTTATGAGCTTGTAAAAAAGATGAGAGCTTCATTTTTAGTTATGGGAGGAATGCTTGCAATAGAAAATAAAGGAAAGGTAGCTTTACCAGGAGGTTGTGCTATTGGAGCAAGACCTGTTGATTTACATTTGAAAGGTTTTGAAGCATTGGGAGCTAAAATTAACATAGAACATGGATATGTTGAAGCTAATGCTGAGAATGGTCTTATAGGTTCTAATATAGTTCTTGATTTTCCCAGTGTTGGAGCAACAGAAAATATAATAATGGCAGCTGTAAAAGCTAAAGGAAAAACAATATTAGAAAATGCGGCTAAAGAACCAGAAATAGTTGATTTATGTAATTTCTTAATAAAAATGGGAGCAAAAATAAGTGGTGCTGGAAGAAGTAGAATAGAAATAGAAGGTGTTGAAAAATTAACTGCCTGTGAATATAGTATTATTCCAGATAGAATAGTTGCAGGAACTTATATTATAGCTTCTATATTATTTGATGGAAGTATAACAGTAGAAGGTGTTGTTCCGGAACATATATCTAGTTTCTTATTGAAACTAGAGGAAATGGGAGCTAAATTTAAAATTGAAGGAAATAAATTAGAAGTGTTATCAAAATTAAGTGATTTAAAACCAATTAAGATAACAACAATGCCTCATCCTGGTTTCCCAACAGATTTACAATCTCCAATAATGACACTTATGTCTTTAGTAAAAGGTGTTAGTGAAATAAAAGAAACAATATTTGAAAATAGATTTATGCATGTTCCAGAACTTAATAGAATGGGAGCAAAAATAGAAGTAGATTCTTCAACAGCTAAAATCTATGGAGTAGAAAATTTTTCATCGGCAGAAGTTATGGCAAGTGACTTAAGAGCAGGAGCTTCATTAATATTAGCTGCCTTAAAAGCAAATGGACAAAGTATAGTTAATAGAATTTATCATGTTGATAGAGGTTATGAAAACTTTGAAGAAAAGTTTAGAGCTTTGGGAGCAGATATTGAAAGAATAAAATTAGAGGCTTAG
- a CDS encoding pyridoxamine 5'-phosphate oxidase family protein, with product MRRKDREVIDENKIDEIIRMADCCRIGFYDKEEDEVYIVPLNFGYSNTKLKKVFYFHGAKEGRKIDLIKKINKVSFEIDTNHKLIEGDIACKFSERFSSVMGTGQISFINDNSEKIIALKEIMFQNTGKRDWEFKENMLESVAVFKIEVSTISCKVHL from the coding sequence ATGAGAAGAAAAGATAGGGAAGTAATAGATGAAAATAAAATTGATGAAATAATTAGAATGGCTGATTGTTGTAGGATAGGGTTTTATGACAAAGAAGAAGATGAAGTATATATTGTTCCATTAAATTTTGGATATTCTAATACTAAATTAAAAAAAGTTTTTTATTTTCATGGAGCAAAAGAAGGAAGAAAAATTGATTTAATAAAAAAAATAAACAAAGTATCTTTTGAAATAGATACGAATCATAAGCTTATTGAAGGTGATATTGCTTGTAAATTTTCTGAAAGATTCTCCTCTGTTATGGGAACTGGCCAAATTTCTTTTATAAATGATAATAGTGAAAAAATAATAGCATTAAAGGAAATTATGTTTCAAAACACAGGAAAAAGAGATTGGGAATTTAAAGAAAATATGCTAGAGTCAGTGGCTGTTTTTAAAATAGAAGTTTCAACTATTTCTTGTAAAGTTCATTTATAA
- a CDS encoding nitroreductase family protein, producing MIIENIKRTRSHRKFSEKEIKSNEILQIIEGARFTASAKNSQILRYSYTTDQEKCKKLFSSISLGGLLKLEDKPIFEERPKAYILIAIEKNTTISESMLYFDIGMASQNILLIANDLGYASCVVMSYNKKELEETLELPNNYDSKALIVLGEAKDDVILINAKNTKDTRYYIENKKHYVPKLTLEQILLNK from the coding sequence ATGATTATTGAAAATATTAAAAGAACTCGTTCACATAGAAAATTCTCTGAAAAAGAAATAAAAAGTAATGAGATTCTACAAATAATAGAAGGAGCAAGATTTACAGCTTCTGCTAAAAATTCTCAAATTCTAAGATATTCATACACTACAGATCAGGAAAAATGTAAAAAATTATTCTCATCTATTTCTTTAGGAGGACTATTAAAATTAGAAGACAAGCCAATTTTTGAAGAAAGACCTAAGGCATATATATTAATAGCCATCGAAAAAAATACTACCATTTCTGAATCAATGCTATACTTTGATATAGGGATGGCTAGTCAAAATATTCTTTTAATTGCAAATGATTTAGGATATGCTTCTTGTGTTGTAATGTCATATAATAAAAAAGAATTAGAAGAAACTTTAGAATTACCAAACAATTACGATTCTAAAGCTCTTATAGTCTTAGGAGAGGCTAAAGACGATGTAATCTTGATAAATGCTAAAAATACAAAAGATACAAGATATTACATTGAAAACAAAAAACATTATGTACCCAAATTAACTTTAGAACAAATACTTTTAAATAAATAA
- a CDS encoding biotin--[acetyl-CoA-carboxylase] ligase codes for MKFLKFDEIDSTNNYMKEHINDFNNYDIVSAKTQTTGRGRRGNIWLSPEGMALFSFLLKPNKKKEIEEYTKLPLLAGISTLSALRKFKEDVFSFKWTNDVFYQNKKISGILVEKIDKAFIIGIGININNKIPEEIKDIATSLGEQYDIDKIILTVVEEFAKYYEKFENGKWAEILDEINKYNFLKNKKIKVDVRGKIFSGIAKNIAEDGRLEILIEGDLKLFNVGEIRIEKDFLI; via the coding sequence ATGAAATTTTTAAAATTTGATGAAATTGATTCAACTAATAATTATATGAAAGAACATATTAATGATTTCAATAACTATGATATAGTATCTGCAAAAACACAGACTACTGGTAGAGGTAGACGTGGGAATATTTGGCTTTCTCCAGAAGGTATGGCTCTTTTTAGTTTTTTATTAAAGCCAAATAAAAAAAAAGAAATTGAGGAATATACAAAATTACCTCTGTTAGCAGGAATTTCAACCCTTTCTGCTTTAAGAAAATTTAAGGAAGATGTTTTTTCTTTTAAATGGACCAATGATGTATTTTATCAAAATAAAAAAATATCTGGAATCTTAGTCGAAAAAATAGATAAAGCATTTATTATAGGTATTGGTATTAATATAAACAATAAAATTCCAGAAGAAATCAAGGATATTGCTACTTCTTTAGGAGAACAATATGATATTGATAAAATTATATTAACCGTTGTAGAAGAATTTGCTAAATATTATGAAAAATTTGAAAACGGGAAATGGGCTGAAATATTAGATGAAATAAATAAATATAATTTTTTAAAAAACAAAAAAATAAAGGTTGATGTTAGAGGAAAAATTTTTTCTGGAATAGCCAAAAATATTGCTGAAGATGGAAGATTGGAAATTCTAATTGAGGGAGATTTAAAACTATTTAATGTTGGCGAAATAAGAATAGAAAAGGATTTTTTAATATGA
- the mnmA gene encoding tRNA 2-thiouridine(34) synthase MnmA gives MKKVVIGMSGGVDSSVAAYLLKKEGYEVIGVTLNQHLEEFSKDIEDAKNVCNKLGIIHEVVNIRENFENIVIKYFLDGYKAGITPSPCVICDDEIKFKILFDIAEKYKADFIATGHYSSVEYSEKFSEYLLKSVHSIIKDQSYMLYRLSSEKLKRLIFPLKDYSKQEIRKIALNIGLEVFDKKDSQGVCFAKEGYKKFLQDNLKNEIKVGNYIDKNGNILGQHEGYQLYTIGQRRGLGINLSRPIFITEIKPKTNEIVLGEFDELFTDTIEIKNFKLSVDYKKLEDLELLARPRFSSSGFYGKLLFENDKLFLAICQIVLMKKFRL, from the coding sequence ATTAAAAAAGTAGTAATCGGTATGAGTGGAGGTGTTGATTCTTCTGTTGCTGCATATCTACTAAAAAAAGAAGGGTATGAAGTAATAGGAGTAACATTAAATCAGCACTTAGAAGAATTTTCAAAGGATATTGAAGATGCTAAAAACGTATGCAATAAACTAGGTATTATTCATGAAGTTGTAAATATTAGAGAAAACTTTGAAAATATTGTAATAAAATATTTTTTAGATGGTTATAAAGCTGGTATTACTCCATCTCCTTGTGTTATTTGTGATGATGAAATTAAGTTTAAAATCTTATTCGATATTGCTGAAAAATATAAGGCAGATTTTATTGCAACAGGCCATTATAGTTCTGTTGAATACTCAGAAAAATTCTCTGAGTATCTACTAAAATCTGTCCATTCAATAATAAAAGACCAGTCTTATATGTTATATAGACTGAGCTCTGAAAAATTAAAAAGATTAATTTTTCCATTAAAAGATTATTCAAAACAAGAGATAAGAAAAATAGCTCTCAATATTGGACTTGAAGTTTTTGATAAAAAAGACAGTCAAGGAGTTTGTTTTGCTAAAGAAGGATATAAAAAATTTCTACAAGATAATTTAAAAAATGAAATAAAAGTAGGAAATTATATCGATAAAAACGGTAATATACTTGGACAACACGAAGGCTATCAACTTTATACCATCGGTCAAAGAAGAGGACTAGGGATAAATCTCTCTAGACCTATTTTTATAACAGAAATTAAGCCTAAAACGAACGAAATTGTTTTGGGAGAATTTGATGAACTTTTTACCGACACCATTGAAATTAAAAATTTTAAATTATCAGTTGATTATAAAAAATTAGAAGATTTAGAATTATTAGCTAGACCTAGATTTTCTAGCTCTGGTTTTTATGGAAAATTATTATTTGAAAATGATAAATTATTTTTGGCTATTTGTCAAATAGTGTTGATGAAAAAGTTTAGACTATGA
- a CDS encoding ISL3 family transposase: MISLSPSDFIKNILNIQDNNISFPEENYFQIIKKNDFFIKVFKGFLKSNHCACPHCNSKNIVKNGSRIRKVRYIPYQNYNIELELTIQRYICKDCKKTFSPSTNVVSNNSSISNNLKYTIALELQKNISLTSIAKRYNISVSSVQRIMDTCYSNFKVNREHLPETICIDEFKSVKNIDGAMSFVFADFQSKSIIDIVEDRRLPSLTEYFSRFSLKSKNNVKYICMDMYAPYISLVKSIFPNGEIVLDKFHIVNLINRAFNQTRIYIMNSIQDPSLKRKLKRFWKLLLKYYPDLCEIKYYCQSFKYKLSSKDKVDYILDKIPELEINFNIYQDIIQAIKHNNFKKFEGIVEKYLGSKEKISEKMRVALKTLKKYMEYIKNMFETNITNGVIEGLNNKIKSIKRTAFGYSKFSNFKKRILIQEGIVSINA; this comes from the coding sequence GTGATTTCATTGTCTCCATCTGATTTTATCAAAAATATCTTAAATATTCAAGATAATAATATTTCTTTTCCAGAAGAAAACTATTTTCAAATTATTAAAAAAAACGATTTCTTTATTAAAGTTTTTAAAGGATTTCTTAAATCTAATCACTGTGCTTGTCCACATTGTAACTCTAAAAATATTGTTAAAAATGGTTCAAGAATTCGTAAAGTTAGGTATATTCCTTACCAGAATTACAATATTGAACTTGAGCTTACTATACAAAGGTATATTTGTAAGGATTGTAAAAAAACTTTTTCACCTTCCACTAATGTTGTTAGTAATAATTCTAGTATATCTAATAATCTTAAATATACTATCGCGCTTGAACTTCAAAAAAATATTTCTCTTACATCTATTGCTAAGAGATATAATATTTCCGTCTCTTCTGTGCAAAGAATTATGGATACCTGCTATTCTAATTTTAAAGTTAATAGAGAACATTTACCAGAAACTATTTGTATTGATGAATTTAAATCTGTTAAAAATATTGATGGCGCTATGTCTTTTGTTTTTGCTGACTTTCAAAGTAAGAGCATTATCGATATAGTGGAAGATAGAAGACTTCCTTCTCTTACAGAATATTTTTCTAGATTTTCTTTAAAATCTAAAAATAATGTGAAATATATTTGTATGGATATGTATGCTCCATATATTAGCTTAGTTAAATCTATCTTTCCTAATGGAGAAATAGTTTTAGATAAATTTCATATTGTTAACCTTATTAACAGAGCATTTAATCAAACTAGAATATATATTATGAACTCTATTCAAGATCCTTCTTTAAAAAGAAAATTAAAGAGATTTTGGAAGTTATTATTAAAATATTACCCTGACCTTTGCGAAATAAAATACTACTGTCAAAGTTTTAAGTACAAATTAAGTAGTAAAGATAAAGTAGATTATATTCTTGATAAAATACCTGAATTAGAAATTAATTTTAATATATATCAAGATATTATCCAAGCAATTAAACATAATAATTTTAAAAAATTTGAAGGAATAGTAGAAAAATATCTTGGAAGTAAAGAAAAAATTTCTGAGAAAATGAGAGTTGCTTTAAAAACTCTTAAAAAATATATGGAATATATTAAAAATATGTTTGAAACTAATATTACTAATGGAGTAATAGAAGGTTTAAATAATAAAATTAAATCAATAAAAAGAACTGCATTTGGATATTCAAAATTTAGCAATTTTAAAAAGCGTATATTAATTCAAGAAGGAATTGTTTCAATTAATGCCTAA